The nucleotide sequence AATTTATAAGCAGAGCACGCAGAGAATTCAGTATCTCCACCCATAATAAAAATCTGGTTACCCAGAACAGCTGCAGCTGTGTAGCGCCAGGGCTGAGGGCAGGTGGCTGGTACTGTCCATCTGTTTTCACACTGATCATAGCACTGAACTTTGGGCAGCTTGTCATGGCTAACACTGGTACCTCCAAAAGCAAACAGCTTAAGCTTTGCACTGACTACAGCTGCATTGCTTACTCCCTCTCGCAGTGGGGCAACCATGGTCCATTTGTTGGTCACGGGGTCGTATTGTTCTACTTGCTTTAAGGATACTGAAGGGGAAGCTGGAAGGCAACCAGTTGCTGCAGTGTGTCCTCCTACTACATACAAACAGTGCTTAAGTTCAGCAGAACCATGCCCAAACCTAGCCACCAGCATGGGAGCAGCCTTCGACCACTCCTCGTGAAGGGTGTCATACACCCACACGTCTTTGGAGACTCCGTTTTCTGACCCTCGACCCCCAGTGATATACACTTTGCAGCCTATGGCGCAAGCACTGAACTCTTTCCGTGGACTTGGTATGTCAGCCTTTGGAATGATCTCCTTTGCCTTTTGGTCCACCAGGTACAGCTTGTCACACATAAAGGTTTGGCCACCCAGAAGAAAAAGCGAATGGCCAGTTTTACGGGGTCTGGCACACAAACTAGTGACCACTCCATCATTCTGTAAGATCTTTAACTTGCATCGTATCGATTCTTCTAcaatctctttgcttttcctttgcttggTGATAAGTTCTTCCATGGCCACATTCTCCATAAGGTATATGGCTGGCAAAAGGGCCAGTCTCACCGTCTGCAATAGCTCAGGCAGGTAACAGTGACGCTTACTCAGGTCATAGCTGACCCAGTTGATAGCTGATTCATACACCAGCCTTTCATCTTCGGTTTCTAACTCTTCACTGGAAAGGAGCTGCACTACCATGTCTTTTGGCAGCTGGAGAAAGTCTTCGCTTTTACTGATACTCTGGAAGTTGCTAAGGCACATCCTCCAAGAGAGTTCATACAGCTTCGTGCACTGGTGAGCATCCGACAGCAGCAGCATGCCAAGACAGTTGGTGGGATGAAGGTTTTTCTCCAGAAATTCTGCACAAGCATCCCGAATGTCCTGAAACTCCAGCATGTCACCAGCCTCCAGCAGCGACTCCGCATTCTCCTCATTGATGATAACCCTGGAGGAATACGCATAGTCCAGAAGAAGCTCCAAGACTTCTGGGTGAATTGAATTATGAAAGTTGACTTCACTGTCCTGGCTCTCTTTCAGTCCTCCACTGAACATTGCTTCAAAATAGCGGCTACAAGCAGCTAGAACGGCTCTGTGGCAAGGGAATGACCTGTTCCCAGCATGCAGAAGTACATCTGTAAAGAGACGCTGCTGACGCAGAAGGTTCAGGTGAGTAAGGACACTATCAGCATAGGATGACTTGTGGAACAAGTATATGTTTATGGAGCCACTACTGGCCCTAGATTTGCGATTTTCATGCATGCTGactgacattttctttcacacctataaacaaagaaaaaaatgaataagaTCAATGAGACAGTTAAATTCATTATTGTTTTTAGATATCAAAAAGTGTATCTATTATTCActataaaacagggaaaaaaagccttaattTATAGATGAGTGGACAGCGAATTGCATCTACCTTTGgcatgtgttggttttttttttttttgtaagatgaGTTTCATAAATGACATACACTAAATTTGTTGCCCAAGAGCAGGTTTGTCTTGGGAAACCTGATCTCCAACTTTCATAGCAATACAGTAGGCAAGTAAgtcagaggggaaagaaaaggaaccaGGACCGATTTTCTCACCCTTCCCCAACCTAGACCAGCTGATTCATTACATACGTACACATGCACATGCTTGAAACATTCTCCTGTACTGAATCATAGCAGGAAGAGCTACCAGACAGAATACTTAAGGAATGTCAAAAGCTGCACAGGGAACAAAAACCTACTAATCCCATTAGGAAGCTTTCCTTTGGTATAATGATTCCATATGCAacagcagagaatgaaaaaaagagaactttaaaataaaagcctAGCAACGATCATAAATTTAGACTTGcgaaatcataaaaaaaaatgatGAGTGAATTTTAGAGATTACATCTTGAACTCTGCCAGCAGCCACCTGCTATAGTGATGCAGCATATACATGGGCAGAGtcagcagaaaaatgtgttttgattatCAGCTAAAGTCACCAAGGCATCATCGCCTCTGAAGCTACCTTGACAGTCAGGTTTTCAGAGCACAAGCCATCGGTTCATTTTGAGGTTTGGAAGAGGCATAAAACAAAAGACATATCCTATCCTACCTTACCCTATTCCTAACAAACACAATGCTGTTTGGTCCCTCTTTGGAGGTGAACATTATTGTTACCTGCCATGATATGCAGGTCTATGTATGATTACAGCAGCAAGTTTTCAGATTCAATTAAGAGTCAAGCCAAAATAGTATGGAGTATAGGGAAATGGAGGAATACTGGCAGCCATATAAAGCTAATGGCCATAAGCCACAGTGCAAATAATAGGAGATAAAGCATACAGTGCCCAGTGCAAGCTGTGGCTGTGACCACTACTGTAATAATCTTGCTTCTCTCTCCCCAAAATGCAGAGGAAGCTTGGAGAAAGATGAGAACCAAACTTCCCTAATTACTATGATATTCGCATGCCCAGAGTCCCTTTTATTGCACCTTCAAATAAGGAACAGGGCAAAAGCATACCTGGGAAGTGCCCGATGCTCAAAGTCAGAGCATGACCTGGGGCTAGTTGTGGAGGTTTTTAATGTGGATGTACTTCCCTCTCTCACAGACTCAAACATTTTCATATTCCTGAGCATGTTTAAGCAGTACAGAACTGTACAACTCTATTCCCACATTTCACGCTTCAAGATGACACAAGAGCTTTACAAGCctcaaaaaaagcatttttttaacaaatacatgTCTTTTTCTAGATTCATATGACCAGAACCttcaacaaaatcaaaaccatatATGATTAATTTGGGCAGCGGACTCCATTTCAGAACAAGGGATCTGTGTATAGGGAATATGCAACACCTGCAGATTAACTGCAGCATAGCCAGTACCATTCTCCTTGCTAGCTGTGCTAACatacagaataatttatttgtcACATCCAACAGCAAGTTTGTGATACACCTTTCCCTTCAGTCACAGCAAAAAAGCCCATCAAACCAACATCAATTAAGGAACAAAGAGACACCTTACTGTAGAACTACCATAGCCCATTTCCTTTAATCTGAAACATGACTTCGTGATGAAACTTAACCAGGATTGAAAAGAACAAGCAACACAACACGGCTCACTATACAGTGCTTAATTCAAAATCCTCCAAAACAGAGAGGAATCCTTACTCTACCCTGCAGAAGTTTGGAAAGGTATCTTACTAATGCTCCCTAGACCAACCTATTAAATGTACTAACACTAAGCACAGAACAACTTAAGGAGGCTGGTAGTCTTCACAACACAAAtccttttacaaagaaaattaagttatCTTCAATGCAATTGTATGGTCTGGCAAAAAAAGACTCAGATGGCATTCAAGGATCCTGAGCACTAATCTCAGACTAAAATTACCCACTTAATCTATAGCCAAAAGGATTATACTGACCATATACAGGTTGAAACCTGCTGGAACTGAAGGATTACAGAAAGGGTCATGGCTTGAAATACTAGTACACAAACAGTTGGGAGACATAGATGGGAAGGCGAACCCTTTACTAGCAAAGCACCCCCTGcaattttttccaaacttttgcAAGCACTTTACCATTTTAAATGCTATTATGATGCAGTGCAAAGCATTCGCTGGATGTCTACAGACTGGTTTCCTCACCACGGAGCAGGACAGGAGCTAAACACCCACTAATCAGAGACAATAGAGTCACCAGGATCTGAAGATACTCATTGCCCCCCTGCTCTCCATCCCAATTAAGTGAATGTGTAGACATCACAGTCTAGGCATGTCAGGATCTCTATGGAAACACagttcctctcctttccccccacATATTGGGGGAATTCAGAGTATACTGAAAACTTTCTTTTATCATGCACACAGGGTTCAGAAATAGGGCAGGTAAAGTTCATGTCAGAGGCTGCGAATGCGGGCGTTCAGATCTTTCAGCGGGCTCTGTACTCCAGTGAGCACCACTTGCTCAGCATCATTCAGAATGAGCCCATAACCACAACAAAATACAGGCAAACATAAAACACCCACCCTGCAGTTATGCATACGTTGGAGGCTAGTGAGCTACAGACCATATGTAGAAGAAGAGATCACTGCGCGTTACCCAAGCCCACCCACAGCCATAGTAACGAacaccactgtaaaaaaaaaaaaggtaagatcGACTCTGATCGAAGCTACTGAATAAGGCACTCAGTGTTTCACCCCACCAAAGTAGAAGATTTGGTCTTTCAGTGAGCAATCCCATTTCTCATGAAGCACTTGCAGATTTCACGTACGCTGGTCTTTAACTGTTCCAGTAACATTGCCTTTATCATCACAATATCATCTATTGACAAGAATTCAAAATACGCCAATTCACGTTTAAGATAAGCCAACATATTTCCCGAAACAGAACAAAGATACATATCTACCCACATCTTTTTCCTCCACTGTGGTTGCTGAGATGAGTTCACACATGGACTAGTCGAACAAACACCCTTACAAGCAATTATCATAATTTACTAACAGGCTCTGTTTCTGTAAACATGTCCTTTTGCAGTGTCTGACAATTAGCTCAGTCCAGAATTTTACAAGAATATTCAAATGTATAAATGACATCTCTGATTTCCCTATTTGTTGTTGGAAATTATGCAAGCCTCAAATACTTCGGCAGAGGTAATTTACAGTCAGTGAGCAAATGTTCATCTTGAATAGTACGAGTCAACTCCCTTCAGGcgtttttttccttagaaataataatatttgTATGTAAAAGACAAGAAGTGGTCAGTAAATTACAGATGTAGATTTTATCTAGGAACAGAGGTTGAACCAAGACTTTGATTTATAATTACACTTCAACAGGCTACTTGTCGCAGCAGCCC is from Harpia harpyja isolate bHarHar1 chromosome Z, bHarHar1 primary haplotype, whole genome shotgun sequence and encodes:
- the ENC1 gene encoding ectoderm-neural cortex protein 1, producing the protein MSVSMHENRKSRASSGSINIYLFHKSSYADSVLTHLNLLRQQRLFTDVLLHAGNRSFPCHRAVLAACSRYFEAMFSGGLKESQDSEVNFHNSIHPEVLELLLDYAYSSRVIINEENAESLLEAGDMLEFQDIRDACAEFLEKNLHPTNCLGMLLLSDAHQCTKLYELSWRMCLSNFQSISKSEDFLQLPKDMVVQLLSSEELETEDERLVYESAINWVSYDLSKRHCYLPELLQTVRLALLPAIYLMENVAMEELITKQRKSKEIVEESIRCKLKILQNDGVVTSLCARPRKTGHSLFLLGGQTFMCDKLYLVDQKAKEIIPKADIPSPRKEFSACAIGCKVYITGGRGSENGVSKDVWVYDTLHEEWSKAAPMLVARFGHGSAELKHCLYVVGGHTAATGCLPASPSVSLKQVEQYDPVTNKWTMVAPLREGVSNAAVVSAKLKLFAFGGTSVSHDKLPKVQCYDQCENRWTVPATCPQPWRYTAAAVLGNQIFIMGGDTEFSACSAYKFNSEAYQWTKVGDVTAKRMSCHAVASGNKLYVVGGYFGIQRCKTLDCYDPTLDVWNSITTVPYSLIPTAFVSTWKHLPS